Proteins encoded in a region of the Anoxybacillus amylolyticus genome:
- a CDS encoding IS1182 family transposase, whose protein sequence is MKHHHISFKEYTMDNLTLPSNIADLIPPDNMAHVVHEMVERIPMETFLPYYKGGGTSSYHPKMMTKIILYAYTQKMYHGREIARQLEVHLPLMWLSGFQKPDFRSINRFRSERMKGLIDDLFREMITLLVADGYVNMEDYFVDGTKIEANANRYTFVWRKSAEKYQEKLQANVDQLIAQIDAIVEEENAEEIDASPAFTSKEIRKKTEEWEKRLEAEPDNQPLKKAVKKMKEDYLPRSEKYEHQLQVCGDRNSYSKTDADATFMRLKEDHMRNGQLKPAYNVQVGSSDQFVLGYSLHQRPGDTRCLLPHLETVREKYGVVPKRVTADAVYGSEENYVKLEEKNISAFIKYNTYEKENTRKVKKNPHHPQNWTYKKEEDVWICANGKKLVRIGTSKQTTESGYTSVIQHYQCHECEGCPFRSVCTTSKYGRTTQWNPVYHEQKQKARERLESEEGQARYRQRQTDIESVFGQIKQNRGFRRFVLRGLQKISIEWGLICVAHNLLKKAAKDKQRSLAA, encoded by the coding sequence ATGAAACATCATCATATTTCTTTTAAAGAGTATACCATGGATAACCTCACGTTGCCAAGCAATATTGCCGATCTCATTCCACCGGATAATATGGCTCACGTGGTTCACGAGATGGTCGAGCGCATCCCGATGGAGACGTTTCTTCCTTACTATAAAGGCGGCGGTACCTCTTCTTATCATCCAAAAATGATGACGAAAATTATCCTCTACGCGTACACCCAAAAAATGTATCATGGCCGAGAAATTGCTCGACAATTAGAAGTACATCTTCCCCTCATGTGGTTGAGTGGGTTTCAAAAGCCGGACTTCCGTTCCATCAATCGATTTCGCTCCGAACGGATGAAAGGGCTGATTGACGACTTGTTCCGAGAAATGATCACCCTGCTTGTCGCGGACGGCTATGTCAACATGGAAGACTATTTCGTAGATGGGACGAAAATTGAAGCGAATGCCAACCGATACACGTTCGTTTGGCGGAAATCCGCCGAGAAATACCAAGAGAAATTACAAGCCAATGTGGATCAGCTCATCGCCCAGATCGATGCGATCGTGGAAGAAGAAAATGCGGAAGAAATCGACGCTTCCCCTGCTTTTACTTCAAAAGAAATCCGAAAGAAAACCGAGGAGTGGGAAAAACGTTTGGAGGCCGAGCCGGACAACCAACCGTTGAAGAAGGCCGTCAAGAAGATGAAGGAAGACTACTTGCCTCGCAGTGAAAAGTACGAACACCAACTCCAAGTATGCGGGGACCGCAACAGCTATTCCAAAACGGATGCGGATGCGACGTTTATGCGTTTGAAGGAGGACCACATGCGCAACGGCCAACTGAAGCCGGCTTATAACGTACAAGTGGGTTCTTCCGATCAGTTCGTTCTGGGGTATTCGCTTCACCAGAGACCCGGCGATACTCGTTGTCTTCTGCCACACCTAGAGACGGTTCGAGAGAAATATGGGGTGGTACCAAAACGCGTGACCGCTGACGCTGTCTATGGTTCCGAGGAAAATTACGTGAAACTCGAAGAGAAAAACATTTCCGCGTTTATCAAGTACAACACGTATGAGAAAGAGAACACACGCAAGGTCAAGAAGAACCCGCACCATCCACAGAATTGGACATACAAGAAAGAAGAGGACGTTTGGATTTGTGCGAACGGGAAAAAACTGGTCCGTATAGGAACTTCGAAGCAGACCACAGAATCTGGGTATACTTCGGTCATCCAGCACTACCAATGCCACGAATGCGAAGGGTGTCCGTTCCGCTCGGTCTGCACAACTTCCAAGTATGGACGTACAACGCAATGGAACCCCGTCTATCACGAACAGAAACAGAAGGCTCGTGAACGACTGGAAAGTGAAGAAGGACAAGCACGATACCGCCAACGCCAAACCGACATTGAGAGTGTGTTTGGGCAAATCAAGCAAAATCGCGGATTTCGTCGCTTTGTCCTCCGAGGCCTCCAAAAAATTTCCATAGAATGGGGGCTTATTTGCGTTGCCCATAATCTCCTCAAGAAAGCCGCTAAGGACAAACAACGGTCCTTAGCGGCATAA
- a CDS encoding spore germination protein, whose translation MPAVVGPIKITSIGSGAVFQVGDTLYIAPKVATKTQGGSGGFNTGDFIMTNNAINFTNTFDPDVFDSNVAGNN comes from the coding sequence ATGCCTGCAGTAGTTGGTCCAATTAAAATTACAAGTATAGGAAGCGGCGCTGTCTTTCAAGTCGGTGACACGCTTTATATCGCGCCAAAAGTAGCGACAAAAACGCAAGGTGGTTCCGGTGGATTTAATACCGGTGATTTTATTATGACAAATAACGCCATTAACTTTACGAATACGTTTGATCCTGACGTCTTTGACAGCAACGTCGCCGGGAATAATTAA
- a CDS encoding spore germination protein GerPE — MKRLSVVQLLNCKTFLLSSVLQIGDSREINARSNVLAVQRQYELFYGNEGEVTFPVFTKSIPTLDVPTSVQTYRLHESPVISVRSIYLIAASTASVVHIGSTSTIKGETRIKHIRQLAESTALPETSIQITKDG, encoded by the coding sequence ATGAAACGGTTATCGGTCGTTCAGCTGCTCAATTGTAAAACGTTTCTCCTTAGCTCTGTATTGCAAATTGGCGATTCACGCGAAATTAATGCGCGGTCAAACGTATTAGCGGTGCAGCGGCAATACGAACTTTTTTACGGAAACGAAGGGGAAGTGACGTTTCCGGTGTTTACTAAATCGATTCCAACGCTTGATGTCCCTACTTCTGTGCAGACGTATCGCCTCCACGAGTCGCCAGTGATATCAGTACGCTCCATTTATTTAATCGCTGCCTCGACCGCATCCGTCGTTCACATCGGCTCTACTTCCACCATTAAAGGAGAAACGAGAATAAAACATATTCGCCAATTAGCCGAATCAACAGCACTCCCAGAAACATCGATTCAGATTACAAAGGATGGGTGA
- a CDS encoding spore gernimation protein GerPD, which translates to MNYTVVNREVQIGDIYLTAVTSSSIFLIGDADVIQLASAFDTPPESLIVGPFVPLTPKGS; encoded by the coding sequence ATGAATTATACTGTCGTGAACCGCGAAGTGCAAATCGGTGATATTTATTTAACAGCTGTCACAAGTTCTTCGATTTTTTTAATCGGCGATGCCGATGTCATTCAGCTTGCTTCTGCGTTCGATACGCCTCCAGAATCATTAATTGTCGGTCCGTTCGTCCCGCTGACGCCGAAAGGGTCATAA
- the gerPC gene encoding spore germination protein GerPC — translation MSTWHNYFTKLHEYLTWQTNKINKLEQQLVRLEKEIQELKQRPQTTIEKIEYKFDQLKVETLEGTLNIGLTPNGGTTIEDFAVSPEKTVIPKPEPVLFRNIQAKINDYLANDCKTLLAELETKYMYPLDDVYRQFILQDIHRQVDERIQFYLQQKMNSGYVPDPSSSEAVETEIIQKVKQDIEQSLDSFMKHLPKQGGKE, via the coding sequence ATGAGCACTTGGCACAATTATTTCACGAAATTGCACGAGTATTTAACTTGGCAGACAAATAAAATAAACAAGCTCGAGCAGCAGCTTGTCCGGCTCGAAAAAGAAATCCAAGAGCTCAAACAACGCCCACAAACGACCATTGAAAAAATTGAATATAAATTTGACCAACTAAAAGTAGAAACGTTGGAAGGAACGTTAAATATCGGACTCACTCCAAACGGAGGCACAACGATTGAAGATTTTGCTGTCAGTCCAGAAAAAACGGTCATCCCCAAACCAGAACCGGTCTTGTTCCGCAACATTCAAGCAAAAATTAACGACTATTTAGCGAACGATTGTAAAACATTGCTTGCAGAGCTAGAAACAAAATATATGTATCCGCTCGATGACGTGTACCGCCAATTTATTTTACAAGATATTCATCGGCAAGTAGACGAACGAATCCAGTTTTATTTACAGCAAAAAATGAATAGCGGCTATGTGCCCGATCCAAGCTCTTCTGAAGCAGTGGAAACAGAAATTATTCAAAAAGTAAAACAAGATATTGAGCAATCGTTAGATAGTTTTATGAAACATTTACCGAAGCAAGGAGGGAAAGAATGA
- a CDS encoding spore germination protein GerPB, whose product MNFYINQSIWIYLFKIGSVSNSSVLQIGSAGSIQAHSTLSNTGGFTQPAPEAKLAGSFTPLVPLHSSTRQKSDDNE is encoded by the coding sequence ATGAATTTTTATATTAACCAAAGCATCTGGATCTACCTGTTCAAAATCGGTTCTGTCTCTAACTCCTCTGTTTTGCAAATTGGAAGTGCCGGCAGCATTCAAGCACATTCCACGTTGAGCAATACCGGCGGATTTACTCAACCCGCTCCAGAAGCAAAATTGGCGGGTTCGTTCACTCCATTAGTTCCACTCCATTCTTCGACGCGCCAAAAAAGTGATGACAACGAGTAA
- a CDS encoding spore germination protein has protein sequence MPAFVGIVKLNSIGSSGVFHIGDVFAISPYSVAKTFAGAGSFNTGNGLHVYNYYSNTNTNDADVADENIVGNA, from the coding sequence ATGCCAGCATTCGTCGGAATCGTTAAACTGAATAGTATTGGGAGCAGCGGGGTGTTCCATATCGGTGATGTATTTGCCATCTCTCCATACAGCGTGGCGAAAACGTTTGCTGGAGCTGGTTCGTTCAATACCGGAAACGGGCTGCATGTTTATAACTATTACAGCAACACAAACACCAACGACGCAGATGTGGCAGATGAAAATATCGTCGGCAATGCGTAA
- a CDS encoding spore germination protein: MPSFVGGPIKITNVSGDGTVNFGDVLQITPKSTVKSHLGSGGGNNGDFMQTNTFVSFTNTADPDIADANNVANN, translated from the coding sequence ATGCCATCTTTTGTTGGCGGACCAATTAAAATTACAAACGTTAGTGGCGACGGAACAGTAAACTTCGGTGACGTTTTGCAAATTACCCCCAAAAGCACGGTCAAGTCCCATCTCGGTTCAGGGGGAGGAAACAACGGAGATTTTATGCAAACGAATACATTTGTCAGCTTCACAAACACGGCAGACCCAGACATTGCCGATGCTAACAATGTAGCAAACAACTAG
- a CDS encoding spore germination protein: MPAVIIGGVKVTSVGGNGTVNMGDVLQIAPKSTSKSNSGAGGGNTGDFLQTNTFCSVTNTFDADLNGSNNIANK; encoded by the coding sequence ATGCCAGCGGTAATTATTGGTGGGGTGAAAGTAACGAGCGTTGGCGGAAATGGAACAGTTAATATGGGCGATGTGCTACAAATCGCCCCGAAAAGTACGTCTAAATCGAATTCTGGAGCAGGCGGTGGCAATACGGGCGATTTTTTGCAAACGAATACGTTTTGTAGCGTGACGAATACGTTTGATGCCGATTTGAACGGTTCAAACAATATTGCCAATAAGTAA
- a CDS encoding long-chain-fatty-acid--CoA ligase: protein MNVPLVLTQFLDRAVALYGDKTGVICEERELTYLQLNERVNQLSHGLKALGVQKGDRVAYLAPNTLEMLEGFYGVFQLGAIMVPLNIRLKPDDYLFILNHSESKVLFVDQELYHLIVPIKDKLETVEKIIVHYKDSDTNEIAYDEWLAQFSNTPFERPEIDENDVCSLLYTSGTTGNPKGVMLTHRNNYLHALVTMHHLRVSDRDNYLHVLPMFHVNGWGSPFYYTANGATHICLRKAAPELIFDCIKKYRVNVMHMAPTVLNSLLQYYEQHVPAIDHPVRVVIAGSAPPPAFVTRVEKELGWEFIQVYGMTESSPLSTVSTIHSHLQHLPLHEQYRMKAKTGHAMIGCEVKVVNERGEEVPHDGQTIGEVVVRSNGVMKGYWKNPEATMETIRNGWLHTGDMATVDAYGNIDIVDRKKDIIISGGENISSIEVEGVLYDHPAVLEAAVIAAPHEKWGETPHAFVVVRPGHNVTEQELIAFSREKLAHFKAITGVTFVKELPKTASGKIQKVHLRNEYWQTHGKTGRYVN, encoded by the coding sequence ATGAACGTACCGTTAGTATTGACGCAATTTTTAGACCGCGCCGTCGCGTTATATGGCGACAAAACGGGAGTCATCTGTGAAGAAAGAGAACTTACATATCTTCAGTTGAATGAGCGGGTAAATCAGCTGTCCCACGGGCTGAAAGCGCTAGGAGTACAAAAGGGGGATCGGGTGGCGTATTTAGCGCCCAATACGCTAGAAATGTTGGAAGGGTTTTACGGCGTCTTTCAGCTTGGAGCGATTATGGTACCGCTAAATATTCGCTTAAAACCAGACGATTATTTGTTTATTTTAAACCATAGCGAAAGTAAAGTGCTTTTTGTCGACCAAGAGTTGTATCACCTAATTGTTCCGATTAAGGACAAGCTGGAAACGGTAGAGAAAATCATCGTTCATTACAAAGACAGTGACACGAATGAAATCGCTTACGATGAATGGCTCGCACAGTTTTCGAACACACCGTTTGAACGGCCGGAAATCGATGAAAATGATGTATGCAGCCTTCTTTATACGAGCGGAACGACCGGAAATCCAAAAGGGGTGATGCTTACACATCGCAACAATTATTTACATGCATTAGTGACGATGCACCATTTGCGCGTGTCCGATCGCGACAATTATTTGCACGTCTTGCCAATGTTCCATGTCAACGGCTGGGGATCGCCGTTTTATTATACAGCCAATGGCGCAACGCATATTTGCTTGCGTAAAGCCGCACCAGAACTTATTTTTGATTGCATAAAAAAATATCGTGTCAATGTGATGCATATGGCGCCGACCGTGTTAAATTCGCTTTTGCAATATTATGAACAGCATGTGCCGGCGATTGACCATCCGGTTCGCGTCGTGATTGCCGGTTCAGCACCGCCGCCTGCGTTTGTGACTCGGGTTGAGAAAGAGCTTGGTTGGGAGTTTATTCAAGTATACGGCATGACCGAATCATCGCCATTAAGCACCGTTTCCACCATTCATTCTCATTTGCAGCACCTGCCGCTTCATGAACAATATCGCATGAAAGCAAAAACAGGGCATGCGATGATTGGCTGTGAAGTGAAAGTGGTAAATGAACGTGGTGAAGAAGTGCCACATGACGGGCAAACGATTGGGGAAGTGGTTGTCCGAAGCAACGGCGTCATGAAAGGATATTGGAAAAATCCAGAGGCGACGATGGAAACAATTCGAAATGGCTGGCTTCATACGGGCGACATGGCAACGGTTGATGCATACGGAAATATTGACATCGTCGACCGGAAAAAGGATATTATTATTAGCGGCGGTGAAAATATTTCTTCGATTGAAGTAGAAGGAGTGCTTTACGATCATCCTGCGGTGTTAGAAGCAGCAGTTATTGCGGCTCCGCACGAAAAATGGGGCGAGACACCGCATGCGTTTGTCGTTGTTCGACCAGGGCACAATGTGACAGAGCAAGAACTGATTGCATTCTCTCGGGAGAAATTGGCCCACTTTAAGGCGATTACTGGCGTCACATTTGTGAAAGAACTTCCGAAAACAGCATCCGGAAAAATTCAAAAAGTTCATTTGCGTAACGAATATTGGCAAACGCACGGAAAAACAGGACGATATGTCAACTAA
- a CDS encoding DUF418 domain-containing protein yields MRLKEIDSIRGIALFGIFLVNMLDFHSPVMYMSLDNWWKDSLDRFVLAFIDVVAQASFYPLFAFLFGFSMILFREQAMKKRLSFPCLWTRRMVALLAIGLIHAFFVWHGDILITYAATGALLLLFRDASSRTWLIAAISCYVPHVIIAILIGMAGHVGQHGAEKLAQEAMRNYQQGTISDIFWQRLHDWMYVNGTEGFLFIVMTLLSFALFGGYVAQKRAVLSMRTIKRVALGSFFIGLPLKLLPYWAGKNEWTEYVQDMFGGPALALFYAAILWLLSQKNGRLFDYVAAVGRLSITNYIVQSIVCTFIFYSYGLGLYGTVRPFVGTVWALAIYSLQVAASCQWLKHFSIGPIEWGWRAVTYGHRPLFHRRR; encoded by the coding sequence TTGCGGTTGAAAGAAATAGACAGTATAAGAGGAATAGCGCTTTTTGGCATTTTTTTAGTGAATATGCTCGATTTTCATTCGCCAGTGATGTATATGTCATTGGACAACTGGTGGAAAGATTCGCTTGATCGTTTTGTTCTAGCCTTTATTGATGTGGTCGCACAAGCGAGTTTTTATCCGCTTTTTGCTTTTTTGTTCGGGTTTAGCATGATTTTATTTCGCGAACAAGCAATGAAGAAACGATTGTCGTTTCCGTGTCTATGGACAAGAAGAATGGTAGCACTACTAGCGATTGGTCTTATTCATGCGTTTTTCGTTTGGCATGGCGATATTTTAATAACGTACGCAGCAACTGGAGCACTGCTTCTTCTGTTTCGCGATGCTTCTAGTCGAACATGGCTGATTGCCGCGATTAGTTGCTATGTTCCTCATGTCATTATTGCAATATTAATAGGGATGGCAGGACATGTTGGGCAACATGGAGCGGAGAAATTGGCACAGGAAGCAATGAGAAACTATCAACAAGGAACGATTTCAGATATTTTTTGGCAGCGTTTGCATGATTGGATGTACGTAAACGGTACGGAGGGGTTTTTGTTTATTGTGATGACGCTTCTTTCTTTCGCATTGTTCGGGGGCTATGTGGCGCAAAAACGTGCTGTGTTATCTATGCGTACCATCAAGCGAGTAGCGCTCGGTTCTTTTTTTATTGGACTGCCGTTAAAATTGTTGCCGTATTGGGCAGGGAAAAACGAATGGACAGAATACGTGCAAGACATGTTTGGTGGACCAGCGTTGGCGCTGTTTTATGCAGCGATACTATGGCTTCTTTCACAAAAAAATGGACGCCTGTTCGACTACGTCGCTGCAGTTGGTCGCCTGTCGATTACGAACTATATAGTGCAGTCTATCGTTTGTACGTTTATTTTTTATAGCTATGGACTTGGGTTATATGGAACGGTTCGACCTTTTGTTGGTACGGTATGGGCTTTAGCTATTTATAGTTTACAAGTAGCTGCTAGCTGCCAATGGTTAAAACATTTTTCTATCGGTCCTATCGAATGGGGATGGCGAGCGGTGACGTATGGGCATCGCCCACTATTTCATCGAAGACGATAA
- a CDS encoding aspartyl-phosphate phosphatase Spo0E family protein: MIMLIEKKRQQMIELALTYGFTAKETIQCSQELDELINEYVKHTLPVFPTQEHLPSLVPQ, encoded by the coding sequence ATGATCATGTTGATTGAAAAGAAGCGACAACAAATGATCGAATTGGCTTTAACATACGGTTTCACAGCAAAAGAAACGATTCAGTGCAGTCAAGAATTGGACGAGTTAATCAATGAATATGTAAAACATACGTTACCGGTGTTTCCTACCCAAGAGCATCTTCCGTCGCTTGTCCCTCAGTAG
- a CDS encoding fumarylacetoacetate hydrolase family protein — MKFVTAERNGAPFVGVVTKEECVIDLRLAEQAMKKVITLPKTLVECIALGETFVENVRELLIWVEEHPSSQYVYPLVDVRLLAPIPRPTKNIFCVGKNYVDHALELGSATDIPKHVMLFSKTPTTVVGHEATVLRHREVTNELDYEGELAVVIGKKGKAIPEQEALEYVFGYTIINDITARDLQERHKQFLLGKSLDTSCPMGPWIVHQSLIPNPNRLHIETKINGETRQKANTEQFIFPVETIIATISRGMTLEPGDIIATGTPAGVGKGMKPPRFLDTGDVIEITIEGVGTLRNCIGE; from the coding sequence GTGAAGTTTGTTACAGCAGAGCGAAATGGAGCACCATTTGTCGGTGTCGTCACTAAGGAAGAATGTGTCATTGATTTACGGCTAGCGGAGCAAGCGATGAAAAAAGTGATTACGCTTCCGAAAACGTTAGTAGAGTGCATTGCGCTAGGAGAGACGTTCGTCGAAAACGTTCGTGAACTACTCATTTGGGTCGAGGAGCATCCATCGTCGCAGTATGTTTATCCGTTAGTAGATGTTCGCTTGCTTGCGCCGATTCCGCGACCAACCAAAAACATTTTTTGCGTCGGGAAAAACTATGTTGACCATGCATTAGAACTAGGCAGTGCTACCGATATTCCAAAACATGTCATGCTCTTTTCGAAAACCCCGACAACGGTCGTTGGCCACGAGGCAACAGTGCTAAGACATCGTGAGGTGACGAATGAGTTAGATTACGAAGGAGAGCTTGCCGTTGTCATCGGCAAAAAAGGAAAAGCGATTCCTGAACAAGAAGCGCTTGAGTATGTGTTTGGGTATACGATTATTAATGACATTACTGCCCGCGATTTGCAAGAGCGGCATAAACAATTTTTGTTAGGAAAAAGCTTGGATACCTCTTGTCCGATGGGTCCGTGGATTGTGCATCAATCGCTTATTCCAAATCCAAATCGCTTACATATCGAAACAAAAATAAATGGGGAAACACGGCAAAAAGCGAATACCGAACAGTTTATTTTTCCGGTCGAAACGATTATCGCGACGATTTCGCGCGGAATGACATTAGAACCAGGGGATATTATTGCAACGGGAACGCCAGCAGGAGTGGGAAAGGGAATGAAACCACCTCGATTTTTAGACACAGGGGATGTTATTGAAATTACGATTGAAGGAGTTGGAACGCTGCGCAATTGTATAGGGGAATAA
- a CDS encoding ornithine--oxo-acid transaminase — translation MSKTTEIIQLTERYGANNYHPLPVVLSKGEGVWVEDPEGNRYMDMLSAYSAVNQGHRHPKIVQALKEQADRITLTSRAFHNDQLGPWYEKVANLTGKEMVLPMNTGAEAVETAVKAARRWAYDVKGVPADQAEIIVCEDNFHGRTMTAVSMSSNPEYKRGFGPMLPGIKVIPFGDVEALKKAITPNTAAFIFEPIQGEAGINIPPEGFLKTAYDVCKEHNVLYIADEIQSGLGRSGKMFACDWENVVPDMYILGKALGGGVFPISCVAANRDILGVFNPGSHGSTFGGNPLACAVSIAAIDVLLEENLAERSLNLGNYFQEKLREIQHPDIKEVRGRGLFIGVELHGPARPYCEKLQQEGLLCKETHDTVIRFAPPLIITKEQLDWAIEKVKKVFNE, via the coding sequence ATGAGCAAAACGACGGAAATCATTCAGTTAACGGAGCGGTATGGGGCAAACAACTATCATCCGCTTCCTGTCGTTCTCTCCAAAGGAGAAGGGGTATGGGTGGAAGACCCAGAAGGCAATCGCTATATGGATATGCTTAGCGCTTATTCTGCCGTCAACCAAGGTCATCGCCATCCAAAAATTGTTCAAGCATTAAAAGAGCAAGCAGACCGCATCACGTTAACATCCCGCGCATTCCACAACGATCAATTAGGTCCATGGTATGAAAAAGTAGCTAATTTAACAGGAAAAGAAATGGTTTTGCCGATGAATACAGGGGCAGAAGCGGTCGAAACAGCTGTCAAAGCTGCGCGTCGCTGGGCGTATGATGTAAAAGGAGTTCCAGCGGACCAAGCAGAAATTATCGTCTGTGAAGACAATTTCCACGGCCGGACAATGACAGCGGTATCTATGTCTTCGAATCCAGAATATAAACGCGGATTCGGTCCAATGCTGCCTGGCATCAAAGTGATTCCGTTCGGCGATGTGGAAGCGTTAAAGAAAGCGATTACGCCGAATACAGCAGCGTTTATTTTTGAGCCAATTCAAGGCGAAGCCGGCATTAACATCCCGCCGGAAGGATTTTTGAAGACCGCATACGATGTATGTAAAGAACATAACGTGCTATACATTGCCGATGAAATTCAATCTGGTTTAGGGCGCTCTGGAAAAATGTTTGCCTGTGATTGGGAAAATGTCGTTCCAGACATGTATATTTTAGGGAAAGCGCTAGGCGGAGGGGTTTTCCCGATTTCTTGTGTTGCTGCAAACCGCGACATTCTTGGTGTATTTAATCCTGGGTCGCACGGTTCTACGTTCGGTGGAAATCCGCTTGCTTGCGCTGTTTCCATCGCCGCTATCGATGTTCTTCTCGAAGAAAACTTAGCGGAACGCTCTTTAAATCTAGGAAACTATTTCCAAGAAAAACTTCGCGAAATCCAACACCCTGACATTAAAGAAGTGCGTGGCCGCGGATTGTTCATTGGAGTCGAATTGCACGGACCAGCTCGGCCTTACTGCGAAAAACTGCAACAAGAAGGACTCCTATGCAAAGAAACACACGATACCGTCATTCGTTTCGCACCGCCGCTCATCATTACAAAAGAGCAGCTCGATTGGGCAATTGAAAAAGTGAAAAAAGTATTTAATGAATAG
- a CDS encoding YisL family protein, translated as MTHAHITAWVIAFILFFVVLSLQKKHSPKAKMVAMVLRLFYLFIIATGGFLLHTLATIPPLYIVKTVVGIWVIGAMEMVMARTKKGKSTQIAWVQLLVAFLLALYLGLKLPLGFHVFS; from the coding sequence ATGACGCATGCGCATATTACAGCGTGGGTGATTGCGTTTATTTTATTTTTTGTTGTGCTTTCATTGCAAAAGAAACATTCGCCAAAAGCGAAAATGGTAGCGATGGTGCTTCGCCTTTTCTATCTGTTCATTATTGCAACAGGCGGATTTTTATTGCATACACTTGCTACGATTCCACCGCTTTATATCGTCAAAACGGTCGTTGGAATTTGGGTCATCGGAGCGATGGAAATGGTAATGGCTCGTACGAAAAAAGGGAAAAGCACACAAATCGCTTGGGTACAACTGCTTGTCGCGTTCTTGCTTGCGTTGTATTTAGGACTGAAGCTTCCGTTAGGATTCCATGTCTTTTCGTAA
- a CDS encoding DUF2777 family protein, with protein MNLEKRLSYLPEQKRAYICGEIERVNDEWIFFDEEQEEAALLEEMTTGDIEVFRNGQWLRGYWQNDGIVRLGGSVLFLHNGEIVRFRKPLPYAYRQWLEELQEKTFFRFVDWLNSLHFSLYDCLYCYNGLLFKPVGVNFIIFDNTELIANVQHYYERDGIYKDRFELTLHTGNRFICTQIS; from the coding sequence ATGAATCTAGAAAAACGTCTTTCTTACCTTCCTGAACAGAAACGGGCATACATTTGTGGAGAAATTGAACGCGTCAATGACGAATGGATTTTTTTCGATGAAGAACAAGAAGAAGCAGCGCTATTAGAAGAAATGACAACCGGCGACATTGAAGTTTTCCGAAACGGGCAATGGCTGCGCGGATATTGGCAAAACGATGGAATCGTCCGTTTAGGAGGAAGTGTGCTATTTCTACACAACGGGGAAATCGTTCGCTTTCGCAAGCCATTACCTTACGCCTATCGCCAATGGTTAGAGGAACTACAAGAAAAAACATTTTTTCGTTTCGTCGATTGGCTAAATAGTCTCCATTTTTCTTTATACGACTGCCTTTATTGCTATAATGGGCTATTGTTTAAGCCCGTGGGAGTAAACTTTATCATATTTGATAATACCGAACTAATCGCCAACGTCCAACATTACTACGAGCGAGACGGCATCTATAAAGACCGTTTTGAACTGACACTCCATACTGGTAACCGATTTATTTGCACACAAATTAGCTAA